The Deltaproteobacteria bacterium genome includes a window with the following:
- the lptB gene encoding LPS export ABC transporter ATP-binding protein, which translates to MSVLKATSVVKSYGGRRVVDGISLTVKGGEVVGLLGPNGAGKTTTFHMIVGLVQPDEGTVVLNDEELTGAPIYQRARAGISYLPQESSVFRRLSVADNLRAILQTLDLNSADQEERCDTLMKMLGVSHLATHKAFTLSGGERRRVEIARALVLSPFFLLLDEPFTGIDPIAVAEIQKIVRQLITTGIGILITDHNVRETLGICDRAYIVNAGTVLEEGTPEFIAASPNARKFYLGEGFRF; encoded by the coding sequence ATGAGCGTTCTCAAGGCCACCTCGGTGGTCAAGTCCTATGGCGGTAGACGTGTGGTGGACGGCATAAGTTTGACGGTCAAAGGTGGCGAAGTGGTCGGTTTGTTGGGTCCTAACGGCGCGGGGAAGACGACGACGTTTCATATGATAGTCGGATTGGTTCAACCGGATGAAGGCACGGTGGTGCTCAACGATGAGGAATTGACCGGTGCGCCGATTTATCAGCGCGCCCGCGCCGGGATCAGTTATCTGCCCCAGGAGTCTTCGGTCTTTCGCCGGCTATCGGTGGCGGATAATTTGCGCGCGATTTTGCAGACCTTAGATTTGAACAGCGCCGATCAAGAAGAACGCTGCGATACCCTGATGAAAATGCTCGGCGTCAGCCATTTAGCGACGCACAAAGCCTTCACGCTGTCCGGCGGCGAACGGCGGCGGGTGGAGATCGCCCGCGCCTTGGTGCTCTCGCCATTTTTTCTTTTATTGGACGAACCCTTCACCGGCATCGATCCAATTGCCGTGGCGGAGATACAAAAAATCGTCCGCCAGCTGATTACCACTGGCATCGGCATCCTGATCACCGATCACAATGTGAGAGAAACTTTGGGGATCTGCGATCGCGCTTACATCGTCAATGCCGGCACCGTGCTCGAAGAGGGCACGCCGGAATTTATCGCCGCAAGCCCCAATGCGCGGAAATTTTATTTAGGAGAGGGCTTTAGGTTCTAA
- the lptA gene encoding lipopolysaccharide transport periplasmic protein LptA encodes MMSMTNSKFTSITRSVLFLGAVALAMGAAAPAKEEAKKGSTAFEFNKKDPIFITADWMEADQSKNSMVFKGRVVTVQNDMTMRSEVLTAFYDPETKQMKQIVAEVKVNATQGNRVATGEKAVFDDKSKTVTLTGNPVMRQGNSQISGTKVIYFTEQDRSIVEGEKNTRVTAVMFSDEFKGQEQPVGAKTK; translated from the coding sequence ATGATGTCTATGACTAACAGCAAATTCACCTCGATTACCCGGAGCGTGCTTTTTCTCGGAGCGGTGGCGCTGGCAATGGGTGCCGCGGCGCCGGCTAAAGAGGAAGCGAAAAAAGGCTCCACCGCTTTCGAATTCAATAAGAAAGATCCGATCTTCATAACCGCCGATTGGATGGAAGCGGATCAAAGCAAAAACAGTATGGTCTTCAAAGGCCGCGTGGTGACGGTGCAGAATGACATGACCATGCGCAGCGAGGTGCTGACCGCATTCTACGATCCGGAAACCAAGCAGATGAAGCAGATCGTCGCCGAGGTCAAGGTCAATGCCACTCAAGGCAATCGCGTCGCGACCGGCGAAAAGGCGGTGTTCGACGATAAATCGAAAACCGTCACGCTGACCGGCAATCCGGTGATGCGCCAAGGCAACAGCCAGATTTCCGGCACCAAGGTCATTTATTTTACCGAGCAAGACCGCTCGATTGTCGAAGGCGAAAAAAACACTCGGGTCACCGCGGTGATGTTTTCCGATGAATTCAAAGGCCAGGAACAACCTGTGGGCGCCAAGACCAAATGA